The Simkania negevensis Z genome has a window encoding:
- a CDS encoding conjugal transfer pore protein TraW, which translates to MYKLFFYLLFSPIFVLAKDFGTEGHVFPVLEENLKEYLQKKLKPLSEERIETKLIQAARNPKPLQLSEARVARSFTYDPTYILPETIQGADGEIIASKGDKTNPLEHVELDEGLLFFDGSNPKHVKWAEFQSGKFLWILVNGSPLELEEEKERPIYFDQGGHLCEKFGIQHIPSRVTQKEKQLLIEEIPIQKEKK; encoded by the coding sequence GTGTATAAACTATTTTTCTACCTCTTATTCAGCCCCATTTTTGTCCTTGCTAAAGATTTTGGAACAGAAGGTCATGTATTTCCTGTGTTGGAGGAAAACCTCAAAGAATATCTCCAAAAAAAACTAAAACCACTCTCTGAGGAAAGAATTGAAACAAAACTGATTCAGGCAGCACGAAACCCTAAGCCTCTGCAGTTGTCCGAAGCTCGAGTTGCAAGAAGTTTCACATACGATCCTACATACATCCTTCCAGAAACAATCCAAGGGGCTGACGGAGAAATCATAGCTAGTAAGGGAGATAAAACTAACCCACTTGAGCATGTTGAATTAGATGAAGGACTTCTTTTCTTTGATGGATCGAACCCTAAGCATGTGAAATGGGCAGAATTTCAAAGCGGGAAATTTTTATGGATATTAGTCAATGGAAGTCCCCTTGAACTTGAAGAGGAAAAAGAGCGTCCTATTTATTTTGATCAAGGGGGACATCTCTGTGAAAAGTTTGGCATTCAACACATTCCTAGTCGTGTCACTCAAAAAGAAAAACAGCTCTTGATTGAAGAGATACCCATTCAAAAGGAGAAAAAATGA